The region CCTAGCTACCGGCGATAGAGTCTGGATGGAAGACCCCGGTTATTCGGGTGCTCTTCAAACGCTCCGCACTTCGGGTGCGCGTATTGTTCCAATACCTGTGGACGAGGATGGCCTCATCGTGAGCGCGGGGCGAAGGCTTGCATCCAAAGCAAAGCTCGCCTACGTCACGCCCGCGAATCAATTTCCGATGGGCGTCACCATGTCCGCCGATCGCCGCCTGGACCTCCTTCGGTGGGCTACCAACGCGAACGCGTGGATCATCGAAGACGACTACGACGCGGAGTACCGCTATTCCGGTCGCCCCGTCGCTGCTCTGCAGGCGCTCGACAGTTCCGGTTGCGTTATCTACGTCGGCACCTTCACGAAAATGCTATTCAATGCATTGCGTCTAGGCTTCATGGTCTTGCCCGAGCGCCTCGTAGAAGCATTCGCATCAGCCCGCACCTTCGTCGACCGCCATCCGCCTACGCTCGATCAAGCCATCCTCGCTGAGTTCATTACCGAAGGCCATTTCGGTCATCATCTCCGCCGAATGCGCCAGATTTATGCGGAACGCATCGAGGTTCTTAAAACGGCCGCAGATGAACATCTCGATGGACTCGTTGACGTTGTGCGCGCAGGGGCAGGTGTACGTACACTCGGCTGGCTCAAGACCTGGAAGTCCGATCACGACGCCGCACAGCAAGCACGGAAGTTCGGTCTCGAAGTAGAGCCGCTGTCGTTGTTCACAACAAAATACAACCGGCCGCCGGCGCTTATGCTTGGTTTCGCAGGATGCACCTCGGCAGAGCTGCGACGCGGCGTCTCTCTCCTCGCAACTGCACTACGTTCGCACTAGGCGTACGGGCTCAGCTGCAGTGCCTTTATCGATGTGAAAGCGACGACATCGGCGCTAAGTGGATCACTCGAGTCTGTTCCGTAGCACTCACATTTTTCAAATAGAGGATGCGACAAACCAAGTAGTTGATTGGAGCTCTTTTGGACACGCGAGGGTAAACGCTTGGTAGTGGCCATCCTTGAATTGCCGAAAGTGGACCGGCAACTATTTGCATTATGGACCTTTCTCTAGTCCCCATAGAGGGCTAGTGTCGGTTGCAGAGAAGTAAACCGATGCAAGCAAGACTGGACCAGAACATCGGGTGGAGACACAAGGAGCGGAATCATGGCAACAACATCCACATCACTCGAGTCGCATTCAACGATCACGACTCCCGAGAAACTGCGTTCACTTTTAGACCGGCAGCGAGCAGCTTTCCTGGAAGAAGGAGTTGCAACCTATGAAGTCCGAATCGACCGAACGGATCGTCTCATAGCGCTCATGGTCGAGAACAGAGACGAGATTGCAAGTGCTCTGAACGAAGATTTTGGTCATCGCAGCTACGAGGCATCGCTGCTTACCGACGTGTGGTTTGTTATCGACAGCTACAAGTACAACAAGCTCCATCTGCGCGATTGGATGCAGCCTGAGACCCACGGGGCGATGTTTCCTGACGCGCAAGCACGCGTCGAGTACCAAGCGAAGGGCGTCGTCGGTGTGGTAAGTCCATGGAATTTTCCGTGGAACCTCGCATTTGATCCCATTGGCTATGCCATCGCGGCTGGTAATCGAGTTATGTTGAAACCTTCCGAACTGACCCCTGCTACCTCGATTCTGATGGCTAAGCTTGCAAATCAATACTTCGATGAAACGGAGTTAGCGGTCGTCCAGGGCGGCCCGGAGGTTGGAGCAGCCTTCACTGCGCTGCCGTTCGACCACTTGATATTCACCGGTAGCACGAAAGTGGGCTCAGCGATCATGCGAGCCGCGGCAGCTTCACTGATGCCCGTAACCCTGGAACTCGGCGGTAAGTCACCAACCCTCATCGGAAGGTCAGCCGACCTTGGCGATGCAGTTCGCAGAATTCTAACGGCGAAGACCTTCAATGCCGGACAGGTCTGTCTCGCACCCGACTACGTGCTTTTGCCTAAAGAGCTTGAAGAACAATTTGTATTGGACGCTAAAACAGCTGTGGCATCCATGTACCCGACGCTCAAGAAGAATCCAGACTACACCTCGATCGTCAACGAAACACATTTCAGTCGGCTCAAGAACTGGCTAGCAGACGCGGAGTTGAAAGGAGCTGAAGCAATTGAATTGAATCCCGCTTCTGAAGACCTGTCAGATGTAGCCGCACGCAGATTTGCGCCTACCCTCCTTTTGAAAGTTACAGACGACATGACCATACTTCAGGAAGAAATATTCGGCCCGTTGCTGCCAGTGGTCACCTACGAAACGATCGATGAGGCAATCGCATTCATCAACGCCCGTAGTCGCCCGCTTGCGCTCTATTACTTTTCCAATGACATGGCGGAAGAGCGGCAGGTGCTCAATCGGACTATCTCAGGCGGCGTTACGGTAAACGACTGTATGACTCATGCCTTCGATCACAGTCTTCCGTTCGGCGGCATTGGTGCCTCTGGAATGGGTGCTTATCACGGCAAGCAAGGGTTTCTCACCTTCAGTCATGCTCGTGCCATCTATCGGCAGAGCAAAACTCCCGAGGCTGCACTCCTCTTCCGTCCACCCTTCGGCGAGCCGGTTAAGGCGTTTCTCGAGAAGGGAATCACAAAGTAGGAATTGATCGAGAAAATATCTGCCGCGGCACTCAGATCGGCGACCTGAAATTTGATGAGGGTTTTCGCATCAACCAACAGAACACTCAAAGTCGAACTGGGCCTCCAGTACCTGGCCACTCAGTGGCCAAATGAAGGCTTCGCAAGGAGATTTGCAAAATGAAGTTGCTTCACATTGATTCCAGCACCCGGGCCAATTCCATCTCGCGTAGGCTGACAGCTCAATACATCGAAGTATGGAAAAAAAATTATCCCGGCGGGAATGTGATCTACCGTGATCTCGCTGCGACCGTCATTCCCCCGGTCACCGACGATTGGGCAGCCACCTTTGCCGAGCCAGCAACTCTCACCCCGGCGCAAAGAGCCTATCTATCAACATCGGATGAACTGATAGCAGAACTTCTTGCAGCAGACACAATTGTGATCGGCTCGCCCATGTATAACTATTCCATCTCTGTTCCACTCAAGGCGTGGCTCGACCAGATTGTTCGTATGGGTAGGACCTTTGGTATTAGTGCCGGTACTCCCGTCGGACTGCTGGGCGGTAAGAAAGCAGTGGTCATCACGACACGAGGCGGTGCCTATGGACCAGGTAGCTCCACAGCCCCACTAGACTTTCAGGAGCCGTATCTGCGCGCCATACTTGGGTTCATCGGCCTGTCCGATCTCAAGTTTCTCCATGTCGAACAACAGATGAAACCGGAAGCGGAGATTGAATTTGCATCTGCAGTCGCAAAGATCAACGAACTTGCGCAGTGAACTCGTGCGACGGAGCATTTCATTCCGTTCAGTCACTGAGGAAGCTCCTGGAAGAGCGAAGTGAGAATGCGGACGTCTTCACTACGCTGGCGTCAACAAGGACGATTCCTAGACCGAGACTGAAGTTGCGTTCGCTCCTGCGAGCATCAGCAATCCGCCAAATAGAAAGAAGGAAACTTATGACACAACGCAATAGAAGGCGAAAAAGGTGGTAGGTGCAAATTAGATCCTGGACCTGCGTTGCTCTTGGTTTCCGACGATGATTGCAACGATGCCGCTGCGGGCATCGACACTGGAGGAGCAGGCAATCCTCGAGTCTGTTCAGAAGATCATGGAAGGTCCCATACAAGTATTTCATCTACGATAAACTCGATCACTGCGGGACCGATCTGTTTAGCATGATTTGTCGAGACGGGCGCTGGATGGTGTCATGCTGCCCCTTGTGTGCGCAGACGGAGCACCGCGGGGTCCGGGTTGCTGCCGAGGGAAGATCCGGAAAAGCGAAAGGAATATGACGCAAATCATCGCTAATTCTGTCGCGAGTTCGCTCATGTGGATGACACGATATTTGATAGTCCCGCAAAGCTGAGAAATGACAACACTATTTTGTTTCAAATGCGATGGAGACGCTAATTATCACGGCGGCGACCGCGCTCACAGGGCCCCACACATGGTCTTTCACTAGAGAAGATTTATCCTTGACGATGACTAACCAGCTTGCGCTTTGAGCTCTTCTCAAGATTAGTTTCTTAGGCCACTCCGCGGCATACATCAGATAACAGGGACAAACAAATGCTCTTTAATAGTTGGAGATTAGCAATTGTGGCTACTTGCATACTTGGCGAGATAGGCGTGGCATACGCGCAGAATGCCGTAGAGCGGTTTCAACCACTCGTGGAAACGACGGCGCACCGCCTCATGATTGGAGAACAGGTAGCATTGGCTAAGTGGGACAGCGGCAAGGCCGTGGAAGATGCGCCGCGAGAGGCACATGTGATTCAAGGCGCAGTGAAGGATGGCGTGGCAAAGGGGCTGGATGAAGCGTCGGTATCGATTTTTTTCAATGCACAGATCGAAGCTAATAAGTTGGTACAGTACGCTCTGCTGGCTGACTGGCATCGGGCGGGCAAAGCGCCGGAGCACGCGCCCGTCGATTTGGTGAAGAATATTCGTCCGCAGTTGGACGAGGTGCAGAAGTCGCTGATCGCGGAGCTGGTGAATACGGTAGAGATTCGTAAGAGTAAGACGTGCTACGCGGATATCGCTAAGGCTGTTGGGAAGTATTTATCTACGCATGCGCAAGGTAGTGGCCCAATTACTGCGGCGACGCTTGATCGAGCACTGGCTGGCGCGTGCATGCCATGAATCATCTCAGCGAGAAATTGAAGCCTCTAAAATGATCTCGATCTGGCCCGGGCCGACAGCCACGGAGAGATCCAGGTCTCTCATTCGCGAAGAGCTCTGGGGTAACAAAATACCCGAAAGCCAGGAGGGCACTTAGGTTTCTGGTCTCGACGTCGAATCGGGAAGCGTGGTCGTCGCAGCGGAAGCGGCCGTGGGGTACGGATTCAAGGACTTCAGGGGAAAGCAGCCTCCACGTCTTCGAGAAAAGAAAAAGCTCTCCGCGCCCCTTCTTTAGGCAATAAGGCGTTTTTACTACAGAATGCATGTCCCGCAGATTTGGATCAAACTTCTGGATTCTCTGGGATTGCTTCCACTGGGTTTGCGGCTGGCGGTAGTGGGACTATGAGTATTTCGTTCAGCGGGGGGGGCTTTCAACGGATTTGACGTTACCGCCCCCTATGGGCAGTATTCGCCGCCAGAATCTATTGCCTCACATCTCGCGGCACTCATTACACAGAAGTACTATACGTCCGGCCTCACCGCCGACTCATGGATTGAATGTAAGCACACTAGGCTTGGGCGCGGCAAATTTCCCCCAGATGATTTCTCTGCATCTGGGATGACTTGCGGGGATCACGTTACTACCGCTTCCGCCAGTCAAAACTGCTTACTTCCAGGTGAACCTCTATTTCATCAATGGTGTATTGGATTGGACAAATGAAACTTTTCACGTAGTTGCGGCAGGAGTTGCATTTTCTCGTTACGCAGAAACCAGGCAGGGACGATATTCAGACCGTCAGAATAGAAGTATGGAAACGGAGGAATGGATAAGTTATTCAGCGAATATTTCTGATGTGCGCACGCCGAAATTTGCCTTCAACTACATGTACTCGGTGAAATGTGTTGATGCCCGTATGCTTTGGCCTATCGCTCCACCACCTACGCGGGAACTACATGGGTGGTCTGGTTGTAGATAGTGAGCTGAAAAACAGTTATACTTCTTCGAGAACGCACAGCGGCTGGCCGAAAAGCTAGGTGCTGAGTCAGAAGGAAGTTACGACAGGTCGTATTGCTTCTGGGGCGTCGTTGTTAACAATGCACGACTACCGCAATGGTGGCAAGAGTCCGGCATAATCTCCGTCATTACTTCAATGTTAAAGGCTCCGTACTTGTCCATAAAGGAGTTGTGGACGAAATTGGAATAGATCCAAATTCATTCACTCCGTTCAAAGTAACGATCGTAGTGAAAGAAAGTTAGACGCGACTTGTGCCAGAGCCTCCGACCCAGAAAGGCTGGATAATTAGTTGCTTCGAAAATCGTGGTTACAGAAGGGACATTGCTACTACGTTCCAGGTATATATGACCCCGAGATCGTCTTCCAACGACTGGAAAGGGCTATATCGCGTTCAACTATACCCGCTTAGGTGCGGCAATCTAAGGCCCTTATCACTATTGATCCGCAGCTATCACTGACCTCTGCCGTGACAGAAGCGCTTTTAATGGTAACTCATTGAAAATATGGTCACCGATGGCTAACAAAAGCACTGAAAAGCGGTGGAAAACACGGGTAGAAACTCCACTGAACCTCTTTCGAGATTCGAAGTAAGACGCCAGCGTGAATCGAATGGATTGGCATCCGACCTCACCTTTACACGGCGACGGATGGAGATGTCGGCTGGATTGACCAGTTGAACCTCCTTTAGTCACGAACGTTAGTCGCCCGAGGCGAGTACTTCGCTCCGGACGGCAATCCTCTCTGGGAAGCACTCGGGCTTGCCGGGTCGAAGTTACGGAAGCTGCCAGACCCACAAAACAGACGTTGGCTCCGGCCGCAGGTACTCTGTCGTTGCTCTAGAGGCGCCATTGCCGATAAGTCCGGGATTGCCGACGATCATTGCAACATACTGCTTGCCATCCACCGCGTACGTGATGGGAAAGGCATTCGGCACATCCTGAACCCGCGTCTGCCAGAGCACCTTGCCGTCACGATCATCGAAGGCGCGGAAGTACCGGTCGGCCGAAGCGGAGAAGAGTAATCCTCCCGCGGTCGTGAGCTTGGCGGAGGACTGCATCACCCTGGCTTTAATATCCATGGCGAACTCATGGGTGTTCAGGTCCAGACCCACCATCCGGTCGGTCATCTCGCCGGCCTTGGGAGTGCAGACGTCGTTGATGGAAAGATAGTAGCGATTTGTGTTGGGATCGTAGGAGCCCGCCAGAAAATTTCTGGCGCCATTGTTGCTCGGGCAGCGCTTGATTCCTTCCGGCGGTCCTGGAGGAAGCAGCGTCTTCACACCGGTCTTCGGGTCCATGGTGAAGATATTCTGTGCACCTGGATCCTTCGCGAAGAGAAACTTGCCTGTCTTCGCATCCAAGGCTTCGATCACCGCCGGCTTACCCGCGGTGATGACTGCCTTTACTTTTTTACTCTCGAAGGTAACCGGAGCGATAAGCCGTTCGAAGGCATAATCCTGATCGAAGGTGTCGTTCGGAAGATGCTGGTAGTACCAGACCAGCTTACCGGTGTCCGGGTTGATCGCAAGCGTCGAGTTGACGTAGAGGCTGTCGCCGTTGTGGCCGCCGCCGGCGGGGTTGTACGTGCCGCGGTCTACCGACGACCACGGAAACGGCGATCCGACACCAGCATAGATGAGGTTGAGATCGGCATCATAACTGGGTGGCAGCCAGATCGATCCGCCCCAGCGCTTTTCAGCGGGCACGTCGTTCCAGGTTTCGTTGCCGGGTTCGCCCGGCTGTGCGATCGTGTTGAATCGCCACAGTTGTTTGCCGGTTTCAAGGTCATACGCAGAGATGAAACAGCCCACCGTGCCGGGTGCACAGCCGCTGGCGCCCATGATCACCTTCCCTTTCACCACCAAAGGTCCACCGTTGTAGACCCGACGGGTCTTCTCGTAATCATCGGTTGCTACATCCCAGACAACACCTCCCGTCTTCGCGTTGAGAGCGATGATATGCATATCGGTCGTGGCAAAGATCAGCTTGTCGCCGCCGATAGCGAGGGCGCGCTTGGTGCGATAGAAGACATCGCGGTGGTACTCGGCAGGGATGTCATGACGGAACTGCCAGAGCATGTTTCCGTTCCTGGCATCAAGCGCCTGGATGGTTTCGCCGTAGTTCCAGACGAAGAGAATCCCATCGTGCACGAGCGGCGTGAACTCCGTCATGCCGCTCGAGTTCAGCCCCCAGGTCCACGCCACGGTCAGATTCTTTACGTTTTCACGATTGATCTGCTTGAGCGGGCTATAACCCCAAGCATCGTAGGTGCGCCGCCACATCAACCAGTCACCCGGAGGCGGATCTTTCAGCATCGCGTCTGTAACCGGCGTGAGCTTATCCAGGGCCTTGCTCATCTCCGCAAAGTGCGCCTTCGCAAACGCATCCATCCTGGGGAGCGGCGCCCGGGCATTCTGAATCGTAAGGATCTCGCGCGGGCCGTTGCGTCCGTACCGTCCTCCCACCTTGTCCGGCACGCCCTGCACGGCCCCCTCTCCCGCCGTCAGGGGAGCCGCGCTGAGGATCTCGCTGACCTTCGCGGTTGCATTTCCTCGTAGCTCCTGATCTCCCGCAATGGCACCGTTCCGCTGGAGAATGTACGCGGTCACGCCCAGCGCGGAGTCCTCGCTCAACGATCCGGGCCGGGTCGGCGGCATGGTCTCGGAGATCTCTCCGAACAGTTCAAGCGCCATCCTCGGCCCCCAATGCTTTTTGAAGGTGTCGCCGCTCAGCGCTGGAGCGTCCGTCGAGCCCTGCAGGTTCTGACCATGGCACACGGCACAGGTCGAACCGTACACCGAGGCGCCCCTTTGGGCTTGTGACGCGCTAAAGTAGGCGCCCGGAGCCTGCGCAAGCCCCC is a window of Edaphobacter sp. 12200R-103 DNA encoding:
- a CDS encoding PLP-dependent aminotransferase family protein gives rise to the protein MSKEETFQDLSLNPPSGEQDLWRWLYTELRGAILDGRLKPGTRMPSTRSLGAQYSLSRGTVVVAFDQLQAEGYTRTEVGSGTYVASGVPDAFLSPTRKPATVALPSSKAAFPKRTKEFLKGVEVLPASHTIGKAFRTYEPAIDLFPVDLWARVASRVLRRAPRSLYGHGAAAGYQPLRRAIAEYVGASRGVHCSAEQIIVTSGTQQALDLIGRFLLATGDRVWMEDPGYSGALQTLRTSGARIVPIPVDEDGLIVSAGRRLASKAKLAYVTPANQFPMGVTMSADRRLDLLRWATNANAWIIEDDYDAEYRYSGRPVAALQALDSSGCVIYVGTFTKMLFNALRLGFMVLPERLVEAFASARTFVDRHPPTLDQAILAEFITEGHFGHHLRRMRQIYAERIEVLKTAADEHLDGLVDVVRAGAGVRTLGWLKTWKSDHDAAQQARKFGLEVEPLSLFTTKYNRPPALMLGFAGCTSAELRRGVSLLATALRSH
- a CDS encoding coniferyl aldehyde dehydrogenase, encoding MATTSTSLESHSTITTPEKLRSLLDRQRAAFLEEGVATYEVRIDRTDRLIALMVENRDEIASALNEDFGHRSYEASLLTDVWFVIDSYKYNKLHLRDWMQPETHGAMFPDAQARVEYQAKGVVGVVSPWNFPWNLAFDPIGYAIAAGNRVMLKPSELTPATSILMAKLANQYFDETELAVVQGGPEVGAAFTALPFDHLIFTGSTKVGSAIMRAAAASLMPVTLELGGKSPTLIGRSADLGDAVRRILTAKTFNAGQVCLAPDYVLLPKELEEQFVLDAKTAVASMYPTLKKNPDYTSIVNETHFSRLKNWLADAELKGAEAIELNPASEDLSDVAARRFAPTLLLKVTDDMTILQEEIFGPLLPVVTYETIDEAIAFINARSRPLALYYFSNDMAEERQVLNRTISGGVTVNDCMTHAFDHSLPFGGIGASGMGAYHGKQGFLTFSHARAIYRQSKTPEAALLFRPPFGEPVKAFLEKGITK
- a CDS encoding FMN-dependent NADH-azoreductase; the protein is MKLLHIDSSTRANSISRRLTAQYIEVWKKNYPGGNVIYRDLAATVIPPVTDDWAATFAEPATLTPAQRAYLSTSDELIAELLAADTIVIGSPMYNYSISVPLKAWLDQIVRMGRTFGISAGTPVGLLGGKKAVVITTRGGAYGPGSSTAPLDFQEPYLRAILGFIGLSDLKFLHVEQQMKPEAEIEFASAVAKINELAQ
- a CDS encoding chorismate mutase, with product MATCILGEIGVAYAQNAVERFQPLVETTAHRLMIGEQVALAKWDSGKAVEDAPREAHVIQGAVKDGVAKGLDEASVSIFFNAQIEANKLVQYALLADWHRAGKAPEHAPVDLVKNIRPQLDEVQKSLIAELVNTVEIRKSKTCYADIAKAVGKYLSTHAQGSGPITAATLDRALAGACMP
- a CDS encoding PQQ-binding-like beta-propeller repeat protein gives rise to the protein MRHFSLSFSAVLCILGVSGLAQWGLAQAPGAYFSASQAQRGASVYGSTCAVCHGQNLQGSTDAPALSGDTFKKHWGPRMALELFGEISETMPPTRPGSLSEDSALGVTAYILQRNGAIAGDQELRGNATAKVSEILSAAPLTAGEGAVQGVPDKVGGRYGRNGPREILTIQNARAPLPRMDAFAKAHFAEMSKALDKLTPVTDAMLKDPPPGDWLMWRRTYDAWGYSPLKQINRENVKNLTVAWTWGLNSSGMTEFTPLVHDGILFVWNYGETIQALDARNGNMLWQFRHDIPAEYHRDVFYRTKRALAIGGDKLIFATTDMHIIALNAKTGGVVWDVATDDYEKTRRVYNGGPLVVKGKVIMGASGCAPGTVGCFISAYDLETGKQLWRFNTIAQPGEPGNETWNDVPAEKRWGGSIWLPPSYDADLNLIYAGVGSPFPWSSVDRGTYNPAGGGHNGDSLYVNSTLAINPDTGKLVWYYQHLPNDTFDQDYAFERLIAPVTFESKKVKAVITAGKPAVIEALDAKTGKFLFAKDPGAQNIFTMDPKTGVKTLLPPGPPEGIKRCPSNNGARNFLAGSYDPNTNRYYLSINDVCTPKAGEMTDRMVGLDLNTHEFAMDIKARVMQSSAKLTTAGGLLFSASADRYFRAFDDRDGKVLWQTRVQDVPNAFPITYAVDGKQYVAMIVGNPGLIGNGASRATTEYLRPEPTSVLWVWQLP